The Calditrichota bacterium genome has a window encoding:
- a CDS encoding carbonic anhydrase yields the protein MILSPADALTALRDGNARYVDGTPQPWKATAELRAELARGQAPFACVITCSDSRVAPEILFDQSQGDLFVIRVAGTILTPEVVGSVEFAVEALNTKLVVVMAHSSCGAIEAAVSDLPLRGAISAVIARLGTIVIEKRKQGFSGDTLASEVSRQNTRNLAAQLPQQSPAILEALESGSVAISRAYFDVASGVVQWDF from the coding sequence TTGATCCTATCTCCTGCTGATGCACTGACCGCTTTGCGTGACGGGAATGCCCGGTACGTGGACGGGACTCCGCAGCCGTGGAAGGCTACGGCTGAGTTGCGGGCGGAGCTTGCTCGCGGGCAGGCGCCGTTTGCTTGTGTGATTACGTGTTCCGATTCGCGCGTGGCCCCGGAAATTTTGTTCGATCAATCGCAGGGCGATCTGTTCGTCATTCGCGTGGCCGGAACGATTTTGACGCCGGAAGTCGTAGGCTCCGTCGAATTCGCCGTCGAAGCGCTCAATACTAAACTTGTCGTTGTGATGGCGCACTCGAGCTGCGGCGCGATTGAAGCCGCGGTTTCTGATCTTCCGTTGCGCGGCGCGATCTCCGCCGTTATCGCGCGGCTGGGGACCATCGTTATTGAAAAACGCAAGCAGGGATTTTCGGGCGATACACTCGCCAGCGAAGTATCCCGGCAAAACACGCGCAACCTCGCCGCACAGCTTCCGCAGCAATCCCCCGCCATTTTGGAAGCACTGGAAAGCGGCTCCGTCGCAATCTCGCGCGCCTATTTCGACGTGGCTTCGGGCGTCGTGCAGTGGGACTTTTGA
- a CDS encoding right-handed parallel beta-helix repeat-containing protein gives MSDARTVHVVAPNRAGAHPSLESALAAAKDGDLIQVQPGKYSGSLRITKDVEIVGIGSHEDVELTTDRDSLIHSTARNLILTNLTLKGKVRTQPVIHIASGNLDIKYSSVEGGKYSIASDIGTRISVTSCYVADSERGAVCAKNALDVRMDNSLIERSGGSGLIAEGCQEVRVTHCTINDTTPHAIECSGQGLFEVVDTEFTSISHAQILDNFKPVKFDNDERAWYTRKQDSEAGA, from the coding sequence ATGTCCGACGCCCGTACTGTTCACGTGGTCGCACCAAACCGCGCCGGAGCACACCCGTCTCTCGAGTCCGCACTCGCGGCAGCCAAAGACGGTGATCTCATCCAAGTTCAACCGGGAAAGTACTCCGGTTCCTTGAGAATCACCAAAGACGTCGAGATCGTCGGTATCGGTTCCCATGAAGACGTGGAGCTGACGACGGACAGGGATTCGTTGATCCACTCGACCGCGAGGAATTTGATCCTGACGAACTTGACACTAAAGGGTAAGGTGAGAACGCAGCCCGTGATTCATATCGCGTCCGGAAACTTGGATATCAAGTACTCTTCGGTCGAGGGCGGCAAGTACAGCATCGCGTCCGACATCGGCACGAGAATTTCCGTGACGAGCTGCTATGTAGCGGATTCCGAACGGGGAGCGGTTTGCGCGAAGAACGCACTCGACGTGCGCATGGACAACTCATTGATCGAACGCAGCGGCGGCAGCGGATTGATCGCCGAAGGGTGCCAAGAGGTACGCGTCACGCACTGCACCATCAACGACACGACGCCGCACGCCATCGAATGTTCCGGTCAAGGGCTTTTCGAAGTCGTCGACACTGAGTTTACGTCCATATCCCACGCCCAGATTCTGGATAACTTCAAACCCGTGAAGTTTGACAACGACGAGCGTGCGTGGTACACGCGCAAGCAGGACAGCGAGGCGGGAGCCTGA
- a CDS encoding serine/threonine-protein phosphatase has product MLRKFTFLLLGAIFFAVSAFAQTPLPDIRRQLLIPGDSVSIELSLLKGDKLHWSLLLEPGQMDDGETRVSIHSNLDGEIWSKVYASEKQDLQEDLKIEKEALYRINVKKSGNLSRPIVLAAWPQYGKSGRTPFPVQSIEKDAVTMTAGDRFSVDYEFAMPDTTSFATILDLELPSDLVRFWAMTPAGDSIPGNVTVKRWLGEAGTISFRDKAKRGGSFTLRLECDVPEGGEIIFNRAPGRTPPSWLPKEARVSQQIEHSPWLCIPVPPFSAWRSTEMGKEVLPPKAKYAAQGLRVSGVDSATVAALTKVYEQRDSLYLWRRHRLATITDYDSTFLELTHAFDPPKLHVTLSTPLSGEAEAKAATKAVSWYVESATGKDVEGTLYAWQYDEAVLSYPQAPTDHFWSREILPLSKSLRTFSPTGRDYPNTISLPPAATLRPVEGLYNSRVVRDDSRRNLGLYFFNPSQETVYLAYRVALPIERTAISSFKKWPKAARWAIGIALVSALLGGFAIWELRQRDKRRRKQAEEYASELENARQVQQKLLPKGPMEVRGMQVLGLHQSMQSVGGDYYDFFPLEDGRVLICVADVAGHGLPAALLMSNLQATLHAIANQRRPINEMVALLNNEMVRRTSPDRFVTLMLAEISSDRSMLTVCNAGHNPGYLVRKHGAIVELDAGGIMLGVMEMFPFIHMEYSLEPGDLLAFYTDGIPEAEIGFEDMFGYDRLQYFLSEHRDRPLPDIAQALFTRVTQDNTALGDDMAVVLVRIPLGGSGKSEAAEKNKAKA; this is encoded by the coding sequence ATGCTGCGCAAATTTACATTCTTACTGCTTGGCGCAATCTTCTTCGCAGTTTCGGCGTTTGCGCAGACGCCGCTGCCGGATATTCGCCGTCAGCTTCTGATTCCCGGTGATTCGGTTTCGATTGAATTGTCCTTGCTCAAGGGAGACAAGCTGCACTGGTCGCTGCTGCTCGAACCGGGACAAATGGACGACGGTGAGACACGCGTGAGCATTCACTCGAATCTCGACGGCGAAATATGGTCCAAAGTTTATGCTTCCGAAAAGCAGGACCTGCAGGAAGACCTTAAGATTGAGAAGGAAGCGCTTTATCGGATTAACGTGAAGAAAAGCGGCAATCTTTCCCGTCCCATCGTGCTTGCGGCATGGCCACAGTATGGCAAAAGCGGCCGCACACCGTTTCCCGTGCAATCGATCGAGAAAGACGCGGTGACGATGACCGCGGGCGACCGCTTCAGCGTTGATTATGAATTTGCAATGCCGGATACGACGAGTTTCGCGACGATTCTCGATTTGGAATTGCCAAGTGATTTGGTTCGCTTCTGGGCCATGACGCCCGCCGGAGATTCGATTCCCGGCAACGTCACGGTAAAGCGGTGGCTGGGAGAAGCGGGAACGATTTCATTTCGCGACAAAGCCAAACGCGGCGGAAGTTTTACGCTGAGACTTGAATGTGACGTACCGGAAGGCGGCGAAATCATTTTCAACCGCGCGCCGGGACGTACACCTCCGAGCTGGCTGCCGAAAGAAGCACGCGTATCGCAGCAGATTGAACACTCGCCGTGGCTTTGCATTCCCGTGCCGCCGTTTTCGGCTTGGCGCAGCACAGAAATGGGCAAGGAAGTTCTGCCGCCCAAGGCGAAGTATGCCGCGCAGGGATTACGCGTATCCGGTGTGGACTCGGCCACGGTGGCCGCACTCACAAAAGTCTATGAGCAGCGGGACTCACTCTATTTGTGGCGGCGTCATCGCTTGGCTACGATTACAGATTATGATTCGACGTTTTTGGAGCTGACTCACGCTTTTGATCCGCCGAAGTTGCACGTCACGTTGTCGACACCGTTGTCCGGCGAAGCGGAAGCCAAGGCCGCGACGAAAGCCGTGAGCTGGTACGTTGAATCCGCGACGGGCAAAGACGTTGAAGGAACGCTCTACGCCTGGCAATATGACGAAGCGGTGCTTTCGTATCCGCAAGCTCCAACCGATCACTTCTGGTCGCGCGAGATTTTGCCGCTGTCAAAGAGTTTGAGAACGTTCTCTCCGACCGGACGCGACTACCCCAATACGATTTCACTGCCGCCTGCCGCGACTCTGCGACCGGTGGAAGGCCTTTATAACAGCCGCGTCGTTCGCGATGACAGCAGACGGAATTTGGGATTGTACTTTTTCAATCCTTCGCAGGAAACCGTCTATCTTGCATATCGTGTCGCGCTGCCGATTGAGCGGACTGCCATTAGTTCTTTCAAGAAATGGCCGAAAGCCGCGCGCTGGGCGATTGGAATTGCGTTGGTGAGTGCGCTGCTGGGCGGATTTGCGATTTGGGAGCTCCGCCAACGAGACAAGCGTCGCCGGAAGCAAGCCGAAGAGTATGCAAGCGAATTGGAAAACGCGCGGCAGGTGCAGCAGAAACTGTTGCCCAAAGGACCGATGGAAGTGCGCGGAATGCAGGTGTTGGGCCTGCACCAGAGTATGCAATCGGTCGGCGGCGACTACTACGACTTTTTCCCGCTTGAAGACGGACGCGTGCTGATTTGCGTGGCCGACGTCGCGGGTCACGGTCTGCCGGCGGCGCTTCTGATGTCGAATCTGCAAGCGACGCTGCATGCCATCGCGAACCAACGCCGGCCTATCAACGAAATGGTCGCGCTGCTGAACAACGAAATGGTGCGCCGCACGTCGCCGGACCGTTTTGTGACTTTGATGCTTGCTGAGATTTCTTCTGACCGCTCGATGCTGACCGTTTGCAACGCGGGACATAATCCCGGCTATCTTGTCCGCAAGCATGGCGCGATTGTCGAGCTCGACGCAGGCGGAATTATGCTCGGCGTGATGGAGATGTTCCCGTTCATTCACATGGAATATTCGCTCGAACCGGGAGATTTGTTGGCCTTTTACACCGACGGTATTCCCGAAGCTGAAATTGGATTCGAAGATATGTTTGGCTACGACCGTTTACAATATTTTCTTTCCGAACACCGCGACCGCCCGTTGCCGGACATCGCGCAGGCGCTCTTCACACGCGTGACGCAAGACAACACCGCGCTCGGCGACGACATGGCCGTCGTGCTCGTGCGCATTCCGCTCGGCGGCAGCGGCAAGAGCGAGGCCGCGGAAAAGAACAAGGCAAAAGCCTAA
- the gmd gene encoding GDP-mannose 4,6-dehydratase gives MRALITGITGQDGSYLAELLLSKGYEVFGMVRRSSSDYLGRIEHLRTKVNILQGDLLDTHSLEKVIKDSKPTEVYNLAAQSFVPTSWEQPILTSEFTALGVTRLLEVIRQIDPKIRFYQASSSEMFGKVRETPQKESTPFHPRSPYGVAKVYGHYITINARESYGLFAVSGILFNHESPRRGKEFVTRKITRAAAAIKLGLTDVLELGNLDARRDWGFAGDYVEMMWRMLQHDEPEDFVIATGHTHTVREFCELAFGGLDLDYQKFVRINPKFVRPAEVDLLVGDASKAKKLLGWEPQVDFAGLVKMMVAADLEDLKNGATDYPKPA, from the coding sequence ATGCGTGCATTAATTACCGGAATTACCGGACAAGACGGAAGCTATTTGGCCGAACTGCTGCTCTCGAAAGGATATGAAGTGTTCGGCATGGTGCGGAGAAGTTCGTCGGACTACTTGGGACGAATCGAACATCTGCGCACGAAAGTGAATATTCTCCAAGGTGATTTGCTCGACACGCATTCGCTCGAGAAAGTTATTAAAGATTCGAAGCCGACGGAAGTTTACAATCTGGCGGCGCAGAGTTTTGTGCCGACGTCGTGGGAACAGCCGATTCTGACCAGCGAGTTTACGGCACTCGGTGTGACACGGCTGCTCGAAGTGATTCGCCAGATTGATCCGAAGATTCGGTTCTATCAAGCGTCGTCATCGGAGATGTTCGGCAAGGTGCGCGAAACGCCTCAGAAAGAATCGACGCCGTTTCATCCGCGCAGTCCCTACGGCGTCGCAAAAGTTTACGGCCATTACATCACGATCAACGCGCGCGAAAGTTACGGACTGTTTGCCGTTTCGGGAATTTTGTTCAACCACGAATCTCCACGGCGCGGAAAAGAATTTGTGACGCGCAAGATCACGCGCGCGGCGGCGGCGATCAAGCTGGGATTGACCGACGTGCTTGAACTGGGAAATCTTGATGCGCGGCGCGACTGGGGATTTGCCGGAGATTACGTCGAGATGATGTGGCGGATGCTGCAACACGACGAACCGGAAGATTTTGTGATCGCCACGGGACACACGCACACCGTGCGCGAGTTTTGCGAGCTCGCTTTTGGCGGACTTGATCTGGACTACCAAAAATTTGTGCGCATCAATCCGAAGTTCGTGCGGCCTGCCGAAGTGGATTTGCTGGTGGGCGACGCTTCAAAAGCCAAAAAACTTCTGGGCTGGGAGCCGCAAGTAGACTTTGCCGGATTGGTGAAGATGATGGTTGCCGCCGATCTGGAAGATCTGAAGAACGGCGCAACCGACTATCCCAAACCAGCGTAG
- a CDS encoding electron transfer flavoprotein subunit alpha/FixB family protein codes for MILVFCDSKNNKLKASAREAVSGAHKLAQALGAEVVAVTFGECSDAASLGAFGAKKVIQLTNSELAQYSAEGYSQAAAEVCKANSPKAVVLSASAQGKDFAPRLAARLNAPLLTDCTDLKVDNNAVCALRPIYAGKVMLWAKITGPFGVLTLRPKAFLPAEVGGTADVSSQTVSLDASKIRAKVVEEKIQEGGMLDVTEADVVVSGGRGMKGPENWNLIEDLAVALGGSMGASRAVVDAGWRPHHEQVGQTGKVVAPSLYVAVGISGAIQHVAGMSTSRTIVAINKDADAPIFKLATYGIVGDALEVLPPLTEAVKKAKAE; via the coding sequence ATGATTCTCGTTTTTTGCGATTCCAAGAACAATAAGTTAAAAGCCTCTGCGCGTGAAGCGGTTAGTGGCGCGCATAAATTGGCACAAGCACTCGGCGCAGAGGTTGTGGCCGTGACGTTTGGTGAATGCTCGGATGCAGCGTCGCTTGGCGCATTCGGCGCGAAGAAGGTTATTCAACTCACCAATTCTGAACTTGCACAATACTCGGCCGAAGGTTACTCGCAGGCTGCTGCCGAAGTATGCAAGGCGAATTCACCCAAGGCCGTGGTGCTCTCCGCATCAGCGCAGGGCAAAGATTTTGCTCCACGTTTGGCTGCGCGGTTGAATGCACCTTTGTTGACCGACTGCACTGATCTGAAAGTAGACAACAATGCCGTCTGTGCGCTCCGTCCGATCTATGCGGGGAAGGTAATGCTGTGGGCGAAGATCACGGGGCCGTTTGGTGTGCTGACTTTGCGTCCGAAAGCATTCTTGCCCGCAGAAGTCGGCGGTACCGCGGATGTCAGTTCGCAAACTGTTTCGCTCGACGCGTCGAAGATTCGCGCGAAGGTGGTTGAAGAGAAGATTCAAGAAGGCGGCATGTTGGACGTGACGGAAGCCGATGTTGTGGTTAGCGGTGGTCGCGGCATGAAGGGACCGGAAAATTGGAATCTGATCGAAGACTTGGCCGTTGCGCTGGGCGGCTCGATGGGTGCGTCACGCGCAGTCGTGGATGCCGGATGGCGTCCACATCACGAGCAGGTTGGTCAGACGGGCAAGGTGGTCGCACCAAGTCTATACGTCGCGGTCGGCATCAGCGGCGCAATTCAGCACGTCGCGGGTATGAGCACCAGCCGCACCATCGTCGCCATCAACAAAGACGCCGATGCGCCGATTTTCAAACTCGCCACATACGGTATTGTCGGTGACGCGCTCGAAGTTCTTCCGCCCTTGACCGAAGCGGTGAAGAAGGCGAAAGCGGAATAA
- a CDS encoding glycosyltransferase, with protein MKIVIVGPAFPYRGGIAETTNSLSSALTARGHDVVIAGFRKQFPKILFPGKTQFVENKSARDLPPENMLVPWNPLSYWRTAQFIKSQNPDLICFKWWMPFFGKAYYWVAKFLNAKSRAKVAFICHNVIPHEKRFGDTILSKMALGRAKYFLTFSRNEAQELRELYPNCPQENIRFTPLPLFDRYDEFKDGQQAARAKLGLDAKKLLLFMGLIRQYKGLDILLRAMKEIVAQDPEVKLVVAGEFYEEQSKYDTLIDELGLRDHVIVRPGYVPADEIGTYLAAADVNVLPYRSATQSAILVLAYAHGCPVITTNVGGLSEVVEEGKTGYVVAPEEPAAIADGVKKFFESGGRAMFEPNVRAMSEKFSWDRPCEILEEFAKSK; from the coding sequence GTGAAGATCGTTATCGTCGGTCCCGCGTTTCCGTATCGGGGCGGAATCGCGGAAACCACTAACTCACTCTCCAGTGCGCTGACCGCGCGCGGACACGACGTGGTGATTGCCGGTTTCAGGAAGCAGTTTCCCAAAATATTGTTTCCCGGCAAGACTCAGTTTGTCGAAAACAAATCCGCCCGCGACCTCCCTCCTGAAAATATGCTTGTGCCGTGGAACCCGCTTTCGTATTGGCGGACGGCGCAGTTCATCAAGTCGCAAAATCCCGATCTGATTTGTTTCAAATGGTGGATGCCGTTTTTCGGCAAGGCGTACTATTGGGTGGCGAAGTTTCTGAATGCGAAGAGCCGCGCGAAGGTCGCGTTTATCTGCCACAACGTGATTCCGCATGAGAAACGCTTCGGCGACACGATCTTGTCGAAGATGGCACTGGGACGCGCTAAGTACTTCCTGACCTTCAGCCGCAACGAAGCGCAAGAGTTGCGAGAGTTGTATCCGAATTGTCCGCAGGAGAATATCCGGTTTACACCGCTCCCGCTGTTCGACCGATACGACGAGTTCAAAGATGGACAGCAAGCCGCGCGCGCGAAACTCGGACTTGACGCGAAGAAACTGCTTCTGTTCATGGGGCTGATACGCCAGTACAAAGGGCTCGATATTCTCCTGCGCGCGATGAAAGAGATTGTCGCGCAGGACCCTGAGGTGAAGCTGGTTGTCGCGGGCGAATTTTACGAAGAACAGAGCAAGTATGACACGTTGATTGACGAACTGGGGTTGCGCGATCATGTAATCGTGCGGCCCGGCTATGTGCCTGCGGATGAAATCGGAACTTATCTCGCCGCCGCGGATGTCAATGTGCTGCCATACAGGAGCGCGACGCAATCGGCGATTCTCGTACTGGCTTACGCGCACGGCTGTCCGGTGATTACCACAAACGTGGGCGGACTTTCAGAAGTCGTGGAGGAGGGGAAGACAGGTTACGTCGTCGCGCCGGAAGAACCCGCTGCGATTGCGGATGGGGTGAAAAAGTTTTTTGAGAGCGGCGGACGTGCGATGTTCGAACCGAACGTGCGCGCGATGTCCGAGAAATTCTCGTGGGACAGGCCGTGCGAGATACTGGAAGAATTTGCAAAATCGAAATAA
- a CDS encoding class I SAM-dependent methyltransferase encodes MADHAIDYDPVKASLGRVVARQPLLRRLFYTMLGALFLRNWYIRRELKRVRNRKQKWDIFDAGSGFGQFSYKMAKTFPNANVYSIDVKPEQIEDCNWFSKAVGQTNVKFELGDLTVYRKPDSYDLILNTDVLEHILEDEKVWANFFASLKKDGYLVVTTPSSSEGEREYAEGDISVIGEHVREGYSKQEFIDKATRAGFEIERLDYTYGPFWGPLAWKILQRIPMQMLSVTKLFFIVVVPWIAILYPLAAFAMWMDMNTNNPKGGGWIFVGRKP; translated from the coding sequence TTGGCTGATCACGCAATTGATTACGATCCTGTAAAGGCATCGCTGGGACGGGTTGTCGCGAGACAACCGCTGCTGCGACGTCTTTTTTATACGATGCTGGGCGCGCTGTTCCTGCGCAACTGGTACATCCGTCGCGAACTCAAACGCGTTCGCAACCGCAAGCAGAAATGGGACATCTTCGACGCCGGGTCCGGTTTCGGACAGTTTTCGTACAAAATGGCCAAGACATTTCCCAACGCGAATGTCTACTCCATCGACGTGAAACCGGAGCAGATTGAAGACTGCAATTGGTTCTCAAAAGCCGTGGGTCAAACCAATGTCAAATTCGAGCTGGGTGATCTCACGGTTTATCGTAAGCCTGACAGCTACGATTTGATTTTGAACACGGACGTGCTCGAACACATTCTTGAAGATGAAAAAGTATGGGCGAATTTCTTCGCGTCGCTCAAGAAAGACGGCTATCTGGTCGTAACCACGCCATCTTCGAGCGAAGGCGAGCGCGAATATGCCGAAGGCGATATTTCCGTAATTGGAGAACATGTCCGCGAAGGCTATAGCAAGCAAGAGTTCATCGACAAAGCGACTCGCGCCGGATTCGAAATTGAGCGGCTTGATTATACGTACGGTCCGTTTTGGGGTCCGTTAGCTTGGAAAATTCTCCAGCGAATTCCGATGCAAATGTTGTCGGTAACCAAACTGTTTTTCATTGTCGTGGTGCCGTGGATCGCGATTCTGTATCCGCTTGCCGCGTTCGCTATGTGGATGGACATGAACACAAATAACCCGAAAGGCGGCGGCTGGATATTTGTTGGCCGTAAACCCTGA
- a CDS encoding T9SS type A sorting domain-containing protein gives MKNAMMILTLCITLVGTTSALAFSDVTPQAFQGNSYSVVAWGDVDGNGTPDLFLGCADNGHSRLFLNMGSSWTNVTDTYGVSNINHVTSARFADYDQDGMLDLLCLTDDGSGIELYRQTANHRYQPVELNFEEESSAGIHAAMWCDANDDGVFDLMLSNRSRSNSESVLLVPTSDEFIEERGADGPFAESGVKALSCIDFDQDGDLDYFISKDEGTTTLWTNQDGRFADLGSHLGFEVKMGQDGVTWGDFNRDGKLDFYACGSPNNSCLYYQRGATGELPFSFQDMTDYFDFRPLTPSATSASAVDINGDGWTDLFLASRLGNIVLMNDHGRAWIQSERITHLQQTNRGTRSVAWADFDGDGDLDVAMAQGRNGVRLFRNDRAMNHEFISLDLCGSGESMTPALNCLVQVVFPYGKQWAATSMYTASNGGDDMTQILYNPSYYHSEEWTVHILWSNGLVTTLDEMDIPLNGVMTVHMPETPSADNNMVVTPMELPEVANYPNPFNPTTNISFNLSESAYISLSIYNLLGQEVANLASGQYEAGQHSLVFDASALPSGLYMARLEAPSGSVVHRMLLTK, from the coding sequence ATGAAGAACGCAATGATGATCCTGACCCTGTGTATCACGCTGGTGGGGACGACGAGCGCGTTGGCCTTTTCTGACGTGACGCCGCAGGCATTTCAGGGTAACAGTTATAGTGTAGTCGCGTGGGGCGACGTGGACGGCAACGGCACACCTGATCTCTTTTTGGGGTGCGCGGACAACGGACACAGCCGACTGTTCCTGAATATGGGTTCAAGCTGGACGAATGTTACGGACACATACGGAGTGTCGAACATCAACCATGTTACGAGCGCGCGGTTTGCCGACTATGATCAGGACGGTATGCTGGACTTGTTGTGCCTTACGGACGACGGTTCGGGTATCGAGCTGTACCGTCAAACGGCCAATCACCGCTACCAGCCGGTGGAACTCAACTTCGAAGAAGAATCGAGCGCAGGAATTCACGCTGCAATGTGGTGTGACGCGAACGACGACGGAGTATTTGACCTAATGCTGAGCAACCGCTCAAGGAGCAACAGCGAGAGCGTTTTGCTTGTGCCGACTTCCGACGAATTCATCGAAGAGCGCGGCGCCGACGGCCCGTTTGCGGAATCCGGCGTAAAGGCCTTGAGCTGCATCGATTTTGATCAAGACGGCGATCTTGACTACTTTATCAGCAAAGACGAAGGTACCACGACTCTGTGGACGAACCAAGACGGCAGATTTGCGGATTTGGGAAGCCATCTTGGTTTCGAAGTCAAAATGGGACAAGACGGCGTGACGTGGGGTGATTTTAACCGCGACGGCAAGCTGGATTTCTACGCCTGCGGTTCTCCCAACAACAGCTGCTTGTACTATCAGCGCGGCGCAACGGGAGAATTGCCGTTCTCGTTTCAGGATATGACCGACTATTTTGATTTCCGTCCGTTGACGCCGAGTGCCACAAGCGCAAGCGCAGTTGACATCAATGGTGACGGATGGACAGACCTGTTCCTTGCCAGCAGGCTTGGCAATATCGTTCTGATGAACGACCACGGCCGCGCTTGGATTCAGTCCGAACGTATCACGCATCTGCAACAAACGAATCGCGGAACTCGTTCCGTGGCGTGGGCGGATTTTGACGGCGACGGTGATTTGGACGTGGCCATGGCGCAAGGACGTAACGGCGTTAGGTTGTTCCGCAATGACCGTGCTATGAACCACGAGTTTATCAGCTTGGATCTCTGTGGAAGCGGCGAGTCGATGACTCCGGCGTTGAACTGTCTTGTGCAAGTGGTTTTCCCCTATGGCAAGCAGTGGGCGGCGACGTCCATGTACACGGCCTCCAACGGCGGCGACGACATGACGCAAATTCTTTACAATCCGTCCTACTATCACAGTGAAGAGTGGACGGTGCACATTCTGTGGTCGAACGGTTTGGTCACTACGCTCGATGAAATGGACATTCCTCTAAACGGCGTGATGACCGTGCATATGCCGGAAACTCCCTCGGCGGACAACAACATGGTTGTGACTCCGATGGAATTGCCGGAAGTCGCAAACTATCCGAATCCGTTCAACCCGACGACGAACATCTCGTTCAACTTGAGCGAGTCTGCATACATTTCCTTATCGATCTACAACCTACTCGGTCAAGAGGTCGCAAATCTGGCCAGCGGTCAATACGAAGCCGGGCAGCACTCCCTGGTTTTCGATGCGAGCGCCTTGCCTTCCGGTTTGTACATGGCGCGCTTGGAAGCGCCCAGCGGATCGGTCGTGCACCGGATGCTTCTGACCAAGTAG